ATGTGGTGCAGATGGTAATATATATGGAATCCTGTCATTCTGGATCGATGTTCACCGATCTCTCAGGTGAATTTCATGGTAAGAAGGGGTTTCGTAATAAACTGTAATGAAATTGGTGGGGAATAATGCCCAACTGTAGAGTCAAGTAGCAGTTTTGTTCCGAGCACAGATAGTGAGTATGCAACTGTGTTTCCAGTGTACGCAGTGACTGCAGCGAGAGCCGATGAGAACAGTTATGCCTGTTATTTTGACACTGTGAGGAAGACCTATCTAGCTGATGAATTCTCAGCTCGTTGGATGTACTTCATTGAAACGGTTTGTCTTAGTAAAGAATTATGCTAACAAATAAGActgtaaataaaagtattttttatttttcagaatgaccttaaaaataaaacattccgGGATCAGTTTAGTTATCTTCAGGAAACGATGAAGGGATCTCACTCCTGCCGTTTTGGGGACatggtaaaaacattttaaactaatAAATGAAACACTAAATTCACTTTCTTGTTATTGTCACCAATACAATGTATATAGGATGACATTCAGATGAGGAATTCATCAGTATTGGGATGTCTTTTCTTTAGACAATTGGTGAATGTCCAATCAGCGTGTTTTTGATTAACACCCCTAAAACAGTTCGAGACAAGACCAAAGCCGAGGGGCTCAAGTTAACTCATCTGACCCCTAGCCACGAAGTGCCATTCACAATCTTGGAGCACCGAATTAAAACAGAAACTGATGAAGTCAAGATACGAGATCTGATCGGAAAATATGAAGCTCTTCATCAGGTTTGACATCGTTTTAATACAGTACATCATATATTTAACTATCAAGCTCAGATGTTCTATACAGCTGTGTGTTATTGGATGACAAAAAATCCTCAAAACCTCATGAGCTGTTAACTAACTAAAGCTTCGGAAGGTAACCTAGACGATTTccgacaattaaaaaaatatctaacCAGTAGTCCCAAACCCAAGTTAATGTATATATGTTGGAACAAATCTAGCAACAAACTATGAATGGCTTGTTGAACTGAACATTGTTGCTCATGCCACGATCGTGTTCGAACATACGGTTATACCAGCATCTTTAAAATCCTTTCAAATTAATTTGaagtaaaatgtttattttgaacatgCTTTCTGATTGAGATCATCATTATGTTACAGACTAGAGCTAAAATTGAGAGAACAGTTAAAGCTATCAGTCAGCGTTGCTTTCCTGGCGCTGTAGTTGAGGATGGTCGAGGTGAAGATTATTCTCGGATGGATTTACATGCGTTCAAAACTGTCGCCGAGCATTTTAGGACAACCTGTTTCGACTGGCACAAGGAAGAGGTGAACAACACAATAAACATACATTCTAATTCAATTATGATGACATGAAACCAACTCTCTGTCCCTCTCAATTATTgcgtatatactgtaaatctatattctctctctttcacacacagtttcagtTCGCCTTGTCGCACATGCATGTATTTGCTCGTCTCTGTGCACGTGGAGTTAAAGCTGAGAGGTAAGTTCATCACTATTCAACACCATTCACTCAAGTTCTTGTTTGGTATAACTGAATAGTCTGCCTTAACTTATGTTTTATCTTTAATGTCTTTTTCAATGGCTAAATGAGATTTTTCTGTTACAGAATCATAGAGGTCATGACATCCGTCTCCAGTTAAAGCCCCGGTGTGTTCTCACTGAACAACTACCTTCACTAAGAGCTTATGAAATTTAGTCTCGTCCTTAAATTTGAGTTAATGGATATTCTTGTTCTGGGACAACTCgtttacattatgtgatgtttttttcttaaaggtctaatcagacgagcactttcaacaagatggtatgatttattagggtcttcatgaaatgtctggaacatattttgcttaaaaacactcaatggctgtgtaaacaaaacccttcttgcctcgtcaaaaacagctatgctcgcagcaacccgttttggtgcatgtctctttaaatgatgatgagttacagcgaaccccaccccccttctgtccggcgtgtcaacacaacacacgtgtagtggcaatggtttagctaaatgatatttcctgaattcctctgcggttagtttcatcttaaacgtctcaaatcattcgtccggagacaaaaaaataagtcaCTCACAACAAACAGCTAATGCGCTTGCGTTGTTTATTTAAGAGTGAATGGCACCTTTCTTGTTTAGAGTGTACCAGTGCTGTTTTAAGGGATagctcacacaaaaatgaagcttcttttatttattcaacctcatgtcatgacatttctcaaaatatcttttgtgttatcAGAAACAATAGTAATGTACTGgtttttgaaccacatgaggcggaataaatgatgaaagccTACACGATCAGGATGATTGGCTATGCTTCAGCAATAGGAATGACCAATTGTTCAATCCTGTCTTTAATCCTATGTCTTAAAGTAAGATGCCACATTGTCTAAAGAGCAAACAATATGCATACAAAGCAAGCCTATATGTTTCCATGCAGAAATGGAGTTGGGAGGGAGAGGTGagcaaacattttgttttttgaaaatgaaaccattcTACCATTTGCACATGG
This genomic window from Triplophysa rosa linkage group LG18, Trosa_1v2, whole genome shotgun sequence contains:
- the LOC130569449 gene encoding legumain-like — encoded protein: MGCTNGKQWVMLVAGSKTWGNYRHQADVCHAYQIEHQNGIPDDQIVVMMYDDIANNDQNPYLGNIINKPKGANVYAGVPKDYTGEDVTPENFLAALKGDQSAVKKSGPKKVIASGENDTIFVYLSDHGATGLFSFPNSYLNAHDLIDTITQMARNNQFSKMVIYMESCHSGSMFTDLSGEFHVYAVTAARADENSYACYFDTVRKTYLADEFSARWMYFIETNDLKNKTFRDQFSYLQETMKGSHSCRFGDMTIGECPISVFLINTPKTVRDKTKAEGLKLTHLTPSHEVPFTILEHRIKTETDEVKIRDLIGKYEALHQTRAKIERTVKAISQRCFPGAVVEDGRGEDYSRMDLHAFKTVAEHFRTTCFDWHKEEFQFALSHMHVFARLCARGVKAERIIEVMTSVSS